The Temnothorax longispinosus isolate EJ_2023e chromosome 7, Tlon_JGU_v1, whole genome shotgun sequence genome contains a region encoding:
- the Ms gene encoding myosuppressin, translated as MMSSTLMILVSVTTMAVLSGEALAALPAQCNSGFLDELPPRLRKICIAIARIWDVRDMNDFVDDREYRENLPRYDSGVKRQDVDHVFLRFGKRR; from the exons ATGATGAGCTCGACGCTGATGATCCTCGTGTCCGTGACGACCATGGCAGTCCTGTCCGGCGAAGCTCTCGCCGCGTTGCCCGCTCAGTGCAACTCGGGATTTCTCGACGAGCTTCCGCCCAGACTGCGTAAAATTTGTATAGCCATCGCGAGAATATGGGACGTCAGGGACATGAATGACTTCGTCGACGACAGAG AATACCGGGAGAACTTGCCGCGATACGACAGTGGTGTCAAGAGGCAAGACGTTGACCACGTGTTCTTGCGCTTCGGAAAACGACGTTAG